A genome region from Miscanthus floridulus cultivar M001 unplaced genomic scaffold, ASM1932011v1 os_2617_1_2, whole genome shotgun sequence includes the following:
- the LOC136535206 gene encoding vacuolar protein sorting-associated protein 32 homolog 2-like, with amino-acid sequence MDEINEQTENMKQIQDALSAPLGASADFDEDELEAELEELEGAELESQLLEPVAAPPVHPVHVPANKQPAHPAPQKATAEDDELAALQAEMAL; translated from the exons ATGGATGAAATTAACGAACAGACTGAAAATATGAAACAAATTCAGGATGCTTTGTCAGCTCCTCTTGGAGCTTCTGCTGATTTCGACGAG GATGAACTGGAAGCGGAACTTGAAGAACTGGAGGGAGCAGAGTTGGAATCTCAGCTTCTGGAGCCTGTTGCAGCTCCTCCGGTGCATCCAGTGCATGTCCCAGCCAACAAGCAACCAGCTCACCCTGCTCCACAGAAAGCTACAGCTGAAGATGATGAGCTTGCTGCACTGCAAGCGGAAATGGCATTGTGA
- the LOC136535223 gene encoding vacuolar protein sorting-associated protein 32 homolog 2-like, translating into MSMFSRIFGKPKEQANSNALATLDKLNETLDMLEKKEKVLEKKAAAELERAKEFSKAKNKRAAIQSLKRKKLYEQQIEQLGNFQLRIHDQMIMLEAAKATTETVDALRTGAAAMKAMQKATLVLILSPF; encoded by the exons ATGTCCATGTTCAGTAGGATCTTCGGGAAGCCCAAGGAGCAGGCCAACTCCAATGCTTTGGCCACTCTGGACAAGTTAAATGAG ACACTTGATATGctggagaagaaagaaaaggtgcTGGAGAAAAAAGCAGCCGCGGAGCTTGAGAGAGCCAAGGAGTTCTCAAAAGCAAAGAATAAAAGAG CGGCTATCCAATCCTTGAAGAGGAAAAAACTTTATGAGCAACAAATTGAGCAGCTTGGAAATTTTCAGTTGAGAATCCATGATCAG ATGATCATGTTAGAAGCAGCTAAAGCTACAACAGAGACTGTTGATGCATTGAGAACTGGAGCTGCAGCTATGAAAGCAATGCAAAAAGCGACGTTAGTATTAATATTGAGTCCAttttga
- the LOC136535208 gene encoding dihydrolipoyllysine-residue acetyltransferase component 1 of pyruvate dehydrogenase complex, mitochondrial-like has product MANIRALLVGLSRARGSFAEAGRCASTRPSFLASLGAHYKIPMPARWFSSTGLPPHLVVGMPALSPTMNQGNIAKWRKQEGDKIEVGDVICEIETDKATLEFESLEEGYLAKILAPEGSKDVQVGQPIAVTVEDLEDIKSIPADTSFGGEQKEEHSTESAPQNKVVNVSEQTSTVSRISPAAKLLIKEHGLDTSSLRASGPRGTLLKGDVLAALKSGVSSSSTKEKKAPAQPSSQPTRDSQAQAPPVSQKADTYEDIPNSQIRKVIAKRLLESKQTTPHLYLSKDVVLDPLLTFRNELKEQHGIKVSVNDIIIKAVAIALRNVPEANAYWNNEKEETQKCDSVDISIAVATEKGLMTPIIRNADQKTISAISSEVKQLAEKARAGKLAPNEFQGGTFSISNLGMYPVDHFCAIINPPQSGILAVGRGNKVVEPIVDSDGAEKAARVTKMSLTLSADHRVFDGQVGGKFFTELALNFSDIRRLLL; this is encoded by the exons ATGGCAAACATACGTGCACTTCTGGTCGG CTTGTCGCGGGCAAGGGGTTCCTTTGCAGAGGCTGGCAGATGTGCGTCCACGAG GCCATCATTTCTAGCATCTCTGGGCGCACATTACAAG ATCCCCATGCCAGCCCGCTGGTTCTCATCTACAG GGCTTCCTCCACATCTGGTGGTTGGAATGCCAGCACTATCCCCTACTATG AATCAAGGTAACATCGCGAAATGGAGAAAACAGGAAGGAGACAAG ATAGAGGTTGGTGATGTGATATGCGAGATAGAAACTGATAAAGCCACTCTTGAGTTTGAAAGCCTTGAAGAGGG GTATCTGGCCAAGATTTTAGCACCTGAAGGTTCTAAAGATGTTCAGGTTGGACAACCCATTGCTGTCACG GTTGAAGACCTTGAGGATATTAAAAGTATACCAGCTGATACATCTTTCGGAGGTGAACAAAAGGAGGAGCATTCAACAGAAAGTGCGCCACAAAATAAAGTAGTTAATGTGTCTGAACAAACCTCAACAGTGAGCCGGATCAGCCCGGCAGCTAAGTTACTGATCAAGGAACATGGACTGGATACGTCATCACTGAGAGCATCAGGCCCCCGTGGCACCCTTCTGAAAGGGGATGTTCTGGCGGCATTGAAGTCGGGTGTCAGTTCAAGTTCAACCAAAGAAAAGAAAGCTCCAGCTCAACCTTCGTCTCAGCCAACTCGAGATTCCCAAGCTCAAGCACCCCCTGTTTCACAAAAGGCTGATACATATGAAGATATTCCAAATAGTCAGATACGCAAG GTCATTGCAAAAAGGTTGCTCGAATCAAAACAGACGACTCCACATTTGTATCTATCCAAAG ATGTTGTGCTGGATCCCTTGCTCACTTTCAGGAATGAACTGAAAG AGCAACATGGCATTAAAGTTTCAGTAAATGATATCATCATAAAGGCTGTGGCAATTGCCTTGCGGAATGTCCCTGAAGCAAATG CTTACTGGAACAATGAGAAGGAAGAAACCCAAAAGTGTGATTCAGTTGATATATCTATTGCCGTTGCCACAGAGAAG GGCCTGATGACCCCAATAATAAGAAATGCGGATCAAAAGACTATATCTGCAATATCCTCAGAG GTTAAGCAGCTGGCTGAAAAGGCAAGAGCTGGGAAGCTTGCACCTAATGAATTTCAAGGGGGAACTTTCAG TATCTCAAATCTTGGGATGTACCCAGTGGACCATTTCTGTGCAATCATTAACCCTCCACAG TCTGGCATTCTCGCAGTCGGTAGAGGTAACAAGGTTGTTGAACCTATTGTGGACAGCGATG GAGCTGAGAAGGCTGCTAGAGTTACAAAGATGAGCTTGACACTATCTGCTGACCATCGTGTATTTGATGGGCAAGTAGGAG GGAAGTTTTTCACGGAGCTGGCGCTGAATTTCAGTGACATTAGGAGACTGCTATTGTAA